In a single window of the Paramisgurnus dabryanus chromosome 23, PD_genome_1.1, whole genome shotgun sequence genome:
- the sqor gene encoding sulfide:quinone oxidoreductase, mitochondrial, protein MASAFHSHLLLSKQYGRAFSVINSQIHTSCGLGSKDHYKVLVLGGGSGGIAMAARMKRKVGAENVAIVEPSEMHYYQPIWTLVGAGAKRIASSGRSTASVIPSGVKWVKSKVAEFDPDNNAVRTDSGKKISYDYLIVALGLQLHFEKIKGLPEAFEHPKIGSNYSLQTVEKTWNALRNFKEGNALFTFPNTPVKCAGAPQKIMYLSDAFLRKTGKRSKANIIYNTSLPVLFGVKKYADALWEIVKKRDLNVNLRTNLIEVRADKQEAVFENLDKPGETKVLEYEMIHVTPPMGPPAVLKGSSLDDAGGWLDINKDNLQHKKYANVFGIGDCTNLPTSKTAAAVAAQSAVLDRTVSRILKKQTPDKAYNGYTSCPLVTSYNTVILAEFDYDGQPLETFPVDQSKESRIMYYMKADVMPHLYWHGLLKGLWGGPGPYRTIMHLGMK, encoded by the exons ATGGCAAGCGCTTTCCATTCCCATTTGCTGCTGTCGAAGCAGTACGGCAGAGCTTTTTCGGTGATTAACTCGCAAATTCATACCAGCTGTGGATTGGGCTCTAAAGATCACTACAAAGTTCTTGTGCTTGGCGGTGGGAGTGGCGGCATAGCGATGGCCGCACGCATGAAAAGGAAAGTCGGAGCGGAAAACGTTGCCATTGTGGAGCCCAGTGAG ATGCACTACTACCAGCCTATATGGACGTTAGTTGGTGCCGGAGCTAAAAGAATTGCTTCCTCTGGACGATCAACAGCCAGTGTCATACCATCAGGGGTAAAATGGGTCAAATCCAAAGTGGCTGAATTTGATCCCGATAACAACGCTGTTCGCACAGACTCTGGAAAAAAG ATCTCTTATGATTATCTGATTGTAGCTCTTGGCCTTCAGCTACACTTTGAAAAG ATCAAAGGTCTGCCTGAAGCTTTTGAACATCCAAAAATTGGTTCGAACTACTCATTGCAAACAGTAGAAAAGACCTGGAACGCTTTAAGGAACTTTAAGGAGGGCAATGCATTGTTCACTTTTCCAAACACCCCTGTCAAATGTGCAGGAGCTCCTCAAAAAATCATGTATCTCTCCGATGCCTTCCTGAGAAAG ACAGGAAAAAGGTCCAAAGCTAACATTATTTACAACACCTCCTTGCCCGTGCTGTTCGGTGTGAAAAAATATGCAGATGCATTATGGGAGATTGTGAAGAAACGTGACCTTAATGTAAATCTCAGAACCAACCTAATTGAGGTCAGGGCCGACAAACAAGAAGCCGTTTTTGAGAATCTCGACAAACCTGGAGAAACAAAGGTTTTGGAG TATGAGATGATCCATGTTACTCCACCCATGGGACCACCTGCAGTTTTAAAGGGCTCCTCACTGGACGATGCGGGCGGCTGGCTGGACATAAATAAGGACAACCTTCAGCACAAAAAGTACGCCAATGTATTTGGCATCGGAGACTGCACCAATCTACCCACATCCAAAACAGCGGCTGCCGTag CTGCACAATCTGCAGTACTTGATCGAACTGTCAGCagaattttaaagaaacagacaCCAGATAAGGCA TATAATGGCTACACCTCATGCCCGCTGGTCACAAGCTACAACACAGTCATCTTGGCCGAATTTGATTATGACGGACAGCCACTGGAAACCTTTCCTGTCGACCAAAGTAAAGAGAGCAGGATCATGTACTACATGAAAGCTGATGTCATGCCACATCTGTATTGGCACGGGCTTCTCAA GGGACTTTGGGGAGGCCCAGGACCGTACCGGACCATAATGCATCTGGGGATGAAATAG